The following are from one region of the Heliomicrobium undosum genome:
- the rplB gene encoding 50S ribosomal protein L2, translating into MAVKKFKPTSPGIRQMTVASFDEITKSQPEKSLLQPLKKKAGRNNQGKLTVRHQGGGHKRMYRVIDFKRIKDGIPAKVASIEYDPNRTSRIALLHYADGDKRYIIAPNGLNVGDTVVSGPDADIKTGNCLPLKNIPVGTLIHCIEMRPGKGGQLVRSAGAAAQLMAKEGDHATLRLPSGEMRKVLAECRATIGQMGNLEHENITIGKAGRKRWMGIRPTVRGVVMNPVDHPHGGGEGRSPIGRKAPVTPWGKVAIGGKTRRKKSSDKLIIKRRTK; encoded by the coding sequence GTGGCTGTGAAAAAGTTTAAGCCCACCTCGCCTGGTATCCGCCAGATGACGGTGGCGAGCTTTGATGAAATCACCAAGTCCCAACCGGAAAAATCGCTGCTCCAGCCTTTGAAAAAGAAGGCCGGACGCAACAACCAGGGCAAACTGACCGTTCGCCACCAGGGCGGCGGCCACAAGCGCATGTACCGGGTCATCGACTTCAAGCGGATCAAGGACGGCATTCCCGCCAAGGTCGCTTCCATCGAGTACGATCCGAACCGTACCTCGCGCATCGCCCTGCTCCACTACGCTGACGGCGACAAGCGCTACATCATCGCCCCCAACGGGCTGAACGTGGGCGACACCGTCGTCTCCGGTCCTGACGCCGACATCAAGACCGGCAACTGCCTGCCCCTGAAGAACATCCCCGTCGGCACCCTGATCCACTGCATCGAGATGCGCCCCGGCAAAGGCGGCCAACTCGTCCGTTCCGCCGGCGCCGCTGCCCAGCTCATGGCTAAGGAAGGCGACCACGCCACCCTGCGCCTGCCCTCCGGCGAAATGCGCAAGGTGCTGGCCGAGTGCCGCGCCACCATCGGTCAGATGGGCAACCTCGAACATGAAAACATCACCATCGGCAAAGCCGGCCGGAAGCGTTGGATGGGCATCCGTCCCACCGTCCGCGGTGTTGTCATGAACCCCGTCGATCACCCCCATGGCGGTGGTGAAGGCCGTTCCCCCATCGGACGCAAAGCGCCCGTCACCCCCTGGGGCAAAGTGGCCATCGGCGGCAAGACCCGTCGGAAGAAGTCTTCTGACAAGCTGATCATCAAACGCCGCACCAAGTAA
- the rpsS gene encoding 30S ribosomal protein S19 yields MGRSLKKGPYVETSLIKKVEELNQKNEKRVIKTWSRRSTIFPQFVGHTFAVHDGRKHIPVYVTEDMVGHKLGEFAPTRTFKGHAGSEKSSRLR; encoded by the coding sequence ATGGGCCGTTCTCTGAAAAAAGGACCTTATGTTGAAACCAGCCTGATTAAAAAGGTTGAGGAACTGAATCAAAAGAACGAGAAACGGGTCATCAAGACCTGGTCCCGGCGCTCGACCATTTTTCCGCAATTTGTCGGTCACACCTTCGCTGTCCATGACGGGCGCAAACACATCCCCGTCTACGTGACCGAAGACATGGTCGGCCACAAACTGGGCGAATTCGCCCCGACCCGGACCTTCAAAGGCCATGCCGGTTCGGAGAAATCCAGCCGTCTGCGCTAG
- the rplX gene encoding 50S ribosomal protein L24, whose protein sequence is MANPKVHVRKGDLVQVITGKDAGKKGKIIEVIPAKNRVVVEKVNVVKRHSKPSKANPQGGIIEKEAPIDASNVMIFCPKCDRPVRSGHKFLENGDKARICRKCGDVLDKDK, encoded by the coding sequence ATGGCCAACCCGAAAGTCCATGTAAGAAAAGGCGATCTGGTACAGGTCATCACCGGCAAGGATGCTGGCAAAAAAGGCAAAATCATTGAAGTGATTCCCGCCAAAAACCGGGTTGTCGTTGAGAAGGTCAACGTCGTCAAACGGCACTCGAAGCCCAGCAAAGCCAATCCCCAGGGTGGCATCATCGAGAAAGAGGCGCCGATCGACGCTTCCAACGTGATGATCTTCTGCCCCAAATGCGACCGGCCGGTGCGCAGCGGTCACAAGTTCCTGGAAAACGGCGACAAGGCTCGCATCTGCCGCAAATGCGGCGACGTGCTTGACAAAGACAAGTAA
- the rpsC gene encoding 30S ribosomal protein S3 produces the protein MGQKVNPKGLRIGIIKDWDARWFAGKNYAELLHEDLKIRKFVKSKLYAAGIPRIEIERAANRVKVTIHTAKPGIVIGRGGAEVENLRKELEKMTGRAVNINIAEVKKPELDAQLVAENVAAQLEKRTSFRRAMKQSVGRTMRLGAEGIKIMVSGRLGGAEIARTEWYNEGKVPLHTLRADIDYGFAEARTTYGIIGVKVWIYKGEILPGAKNRTGETREPAERAERPERSDRRDRRPRGDRRPPAAAEGGK, from the coding sequence GTGGGTCAAAAGGTCAATCCGAAAGGATTGCGGATTGGCATCATCAAGGACTGGGATGCCCGGTGGTTCGCTGGCAAAAACTACGCCGAACTGCTGCATGAAGACCTCAAAATCCGCAAATTTGTCAAATCGAAGCTCTATGCCGCCGGCATTCCCCGCATCGAGATCGAGCGGGCCGCCAACCGCGTCAAGGTGACCATCCACACCGCCAAGCCGGGCATCGTTATCGGCCGCGGCGGCGCCGAGGTGGAAAACCTGCGCAAAGAGCTGGAAAAAATGACGGGTCGCGCCGTCAACATCAATATCGCCGAAGTGAAAAAGCCTGAACTGGACGCCCAACTCGTCGCCGAGAACGTGGCTGCCCAGTTGGAAAAGCGGACCTCCTTCCGCCGGGCCATGAAACAGTCCGTCGGCCGCACCATGCGCCTTGGCGCCGAAGGCATCAAGATCATGGTCTCCGGTCGCCTCGGCGGCGCTGAGATCGCCCGGACCGAATGGTACAACGAAGGTAAGGTTCCCCTCCACACCCTCCGCGCCGATATCGACTACGGCTTCGCTGAAGCCCGCACCACCTATGGCATCATCGGCGTCAAGGTTTGGATCTACAAAGGCGAAATCCTGCCGGGCGCCAAGAACCGCACCGGTGAAACCCGTGAGCCTGCCGAGCGCGCTGAGCGTCCTGAACGTTCCGACCGTCGCGATCGCCGCCCCCGTGGTGACCGCCGGCCGCCTGCCGCCGCGGAAGGAGGGAAATAA
- the fusA gene encoding elongation factor G, with protein MPRQFPLDKTRNIGIMAHIDAGKTTTTERILFYTGRVHKIGEVHDGAATMDWMVQEQERGITITSAATTCQWRGHRINIIDTPGHVDFTVEVERSLRVLDGAVAVFCSVGGVEPQSETVWRQADKYGVPRIAYINKMDRIGADFFRGVSMIRERLGANPVPIQIPIGSEDQFKGIVDLITMKAMIYVDDLGKTSDVTEIPEDLADIAAEYREKLLEAVAESDEELMMKYLEGEELTEEEVRNGVRKSTLAVKMIPVLCGSSFKNKGVQPLLDAVVEFLPAPVDIPAVKGVNPDSGEEDVREVSDEEPFSALAFKIMADPYVGKLAFFRVYSGKLSSGSYVYNSTKGKKERIGRILQMHANHREEIAEFYTGDIAAAVGLKDTTTGDTLCDEKQPIILESMQFPDPVIHVAIEPKTKADQDKMGIALQRLSEEDPTFRMSTDHETGQTIISGMGELHLEIIVDRMMREFKVEANVGRPQVAYKETIRTKAKAEGKFVRQSGGRGQYGHAVIEIEPREPGEGYEFVNKIVGGVIPREYIQPIDNGIREAAETGVLAGYPTVDFRVTLVFGSYHDVDSSEMAFKIAGSMAFKEGAAKAKPVILEPVMKVEVTVPEEYMGDVIGDINSRRGRIEGMEARGNTQVVRGFVPLSEMFGYATDLRSRTQGRGQYVMMYSHNEEVPRNIAEGIIAKRKG; from the coding sequence GTGCCTAGACAGTTTCCGTTAGATAAGACACGGAACATCGGCATTATGGCCCACATCGATGCCGGCAAAACGACAACCACCGAGCGCATCCTGTTCTACACGGGCCGGGTGCACAAGATCGGTGAGGTTCATGATGGCGCTGCCACCATGGACTGGATGGTTCAAGAACAAGAACGCGGCATCACCATCACCTCTGCCGCGACGACCTGCCAATGGCGCGGGCACCGGATTAACATCATCGATACGCCCGGCCACGTGGACTTTACCGTTGAAGTCGAACGTTCCCTGCGGGTATTGGACGGGGCCGTCGCCGTCTTTTGTTCCGTTGGCGGTGTTGAACCGCAGTCGGAAACGGTATGGCGCCAAGCTGACAAGTACGGTGTTCCCCGGATCGCCTACATCAACAAGATGGACCGCATCGGCGCCGATTTTTTCCGCGGCGTCAGCATGATCCGGGAGCGCTTGGGCGCCAACCCTGTGCCCATCCAGATTCCTATTGGCTCTGAAGACCAATTCAAAGGCATCGTCGACCTGATCACGATGAAAGCCATGATCTACGTCGATGACCTGGGCAAGACGAGCGATGTCACCGAGATCCCCGAGGACCTCGCCGATATCGCCGCCGAATACCGGGAAAAGCTGCTGGAAGCGGTTGCTGAGTCTGACGAGGAACTGATGATGAAGTACCTTGAAGGGGAAGAACTGACCGAAGAGGAAGTCCGCAACGGCGTTCGTAAGAGCACCCTGGCCGTTAAGATGATCCCTGTTCTCTGCGGTTCCTCCTTCAAGAACAAAGGCGTACAGCCCCTGCTCGACGCCGTCGTTGAGTTCCTGCCGGCGCCGGTCGACATCCCTGCCGTCAAGGGCGTTAACCCCGACTCCGGCGAGGAAGATGTTCGTGAGGTTTCCGACGAAGAGCCTTTCTCCGCATTGGCCTTCAAGATCATGGCCGACCCTTATGTGGGCAAACTGGCCTTCTTCCGTGTCTACTCTGGCAAGCTGAGCTCCGGCTCATACGTGTACAACTCGACCAAGGGCAAAAAGGAACGGATCGGCCGCATCCTCCAGATGCACGCCAACCACCGGGAAGAGATCGCCGAGTTTTACACCGGTGATATCGCCGCTGCTGTCGGCCTGAAGGACACCACGACGGGCGACACCCTCTGCGATGAGAAGCAGCCCATCATCCTTGAGTCGATGCAGTTCCCTGATCCGGTCATCCACGTTGCCATTGAACCGAAGACAAAGGCCGACCAGGACAAGATGGGCATCGCCCTTCAGCGCCTGTCCGAAGAAGACCCGACCTTCCGCATGTCCACTGACCATGAAACGGGTCAGACGATCATCTCCGGTATGGGCGAACTCCACCTGGAGATCATCGTCGACCGGATGATGCGCGAGTTCAAGGTCGAAGCCAACGTCGGACGGCCTCAGGTCGCCTACAAGGAGACCATTCGCACCAAAGCCAAGGCGGAAGGCAAGTTCGTTCGCCAGTCTGGCGGTCGCGGTCAATACGGCCACGCTGTCATCGAGATCGAACCGCGTGAGCCTGGTGAAGGGTACGAATTTGTCAACAAGATCGTTGGCGGCGTGATTCCCCGCGAATACATCCAGCCCATCGACAACGGGATCCGCGAAGCCGCCGAAACAGGCGTCCTCGCCGGTTATCCCACTGTTGACTTCCGCGTCACCCTTGTCTTCGGTTCCTACCACGATGTGGACTCCTCGGAAATGGCCTTTAAGATCGCCGGCTCCATGGCGTTCAAAGAAGGCGCCGCTAAGGCCAAGCCCGTCATCCTTGAGCCGGTGATGAAAGTCGAAGTCACTGTTCCCGAGGAATACATGGGCGACGTCATCGGCGACATCAACTCCCGCCGGGGCCGCATTGAAGGCATGGAAGCGCGCGGCAACACCCAAGTGGTGCGCGGCTTCGTTCCCCTGTCGGAGATGTTCGGCTACGCCACCGACCTGCGTTCGCGCACCCAAGGCCGCGGCCAGTACGTCATGATGTACAGCCATAACGAAGAAGTGCCCCGCAACATCGCTGAAGGCATCATCGCGAAAAGAAAAGGCTAA
- the rplP gene encoding 50S ribosomal protein L16, whose amino-acid sequence MLLPKRVKWRRVQRGRLKGKSKGGNSVAFGEYGLQALEAAWITSRQIEAARIAMTRYIKRGGKVWIKIFPDKPVTAKPAETRMGSGKGSPEYWVAVVKPGRIMFELAGVPEDIAKEAMRLAMHKLPIKCKFVKREEVGGEANES is encoded by the coding sequence ATGTTGCTGCCGAAACGCGTCAAGTGGCGTCGGGTGCAACGGGGCCGTCTGAAAGGCAAGTCCAAAGGCGGCAACAGCGTCGCTTTTGGTGAATACGGCCTGCAAGCCCTTGAAGCCGCCTGGATCACCAGCCGCCAGATCGAAGCCGCTCGTATCGCCATGACCCGCTACATCAAACGGGGCGGTAAAGTCTGGATCAAGATTTTCCCCGACAAGCCTGTAACGGCCAAACCGGCTGAAACCCGGATGGGTTCCGGTAAAGGCTCTCCCGAATACTGGGTTGCCGTTGTCAAACCGGGCCGGATCATGTTCGAACTGGCCGGCGTTCCTGAAGATATCGCCAAGGAAGCCATGCGCCTGGCCATGCACAAGCTGCCCATTAAGTGCAAGTTTGTAAAACGGGAAGAAGTGGGTGGTGAAGCGAATGAAAGCTAA
- the rplE gene encoding 50S ribosomal protein L5, which produces MARLKEKIQTDVNAAMMQRFGYKNVMQIPRLEKVVVNMGLGEAIQNPKGLDAAVGDLTRITGQKPVITTAKKSIAGFKLREGMKIGCKVTLRGDKMYDFVDKLVTVSLPRVRDFRGISPKSFDGRGNYTLGLKEQLIFPEIEYDKIDRMRGMDVTFVTTAKTDEEARELLRLIGMPFRAE; this is translated from the coding sequence TTGGCCCGTCTGAAAGAGAAGATTCAAACCGATGTCAACGCTGCTATGATGCAGCGGTTCGGATATAAGAACGTCATGCAGATCCCTCGCCTGGAAAAAGTCGTCGTCAACATGGGCCTCGGGGAAGCGATTCAAAACCCCAAAGGTCTTGACGCGGCTGTAGGCGACCTGACCCGCATCACCGGTCAGAAACCGGTCATCACGACGGCGAAGAAATCCATCGCCGGCTTCAAACTGCGGGAAGGCATGAAGATCGGCTGCAAGGTGACCTTGCGTGGCGACAAGATGTACGACTTCGTCGACAAGCTCGTCACCGTGTCTCTGCCCCGCGTCCGCGATTTCCGCGGCATCAGCCCCAAGTCCTTCGACGGTCGCGGCAACTACACCCTCGGCCTGAAGGAACAACTGATTTTCCCCGAAATTGAGTACGATAAAATCGACCGTATGCGCGGTATGGACGTCACATTTGTGACGACGGCCAAGACCGACGAAGAAGCCCGTGAACTCCTTCGGCTGATCGGAATGCCGTTCCGCGCCGAATAA
- the rpsQ gene encoding 30S ribosomal protein S17, which translates to MSERAERKTRIGKVTSNKMEKTVVVAVESRIQHPLYGRTVKQTKKFKAHDEENACQIGDVVEIMETRPLSKEKRWRVTRIVEKAVIV; encoded by the coding sequence GTGTCCGAACGTGCCGAACGAAAGACTCGCATCGGTAAAGTCACGAGCAACAAGATGGAAAAGACCGTCGTTGTCGCCGTTGAAAGCCGCATCCAGCACCCCCTGTACGGCCGTACCGTCAAGCAGACGAAGAAATTCAAGGCCCATGATGAAGAAAACGCCTGCCAAATCGGCGATGTCGTAGAAATCATGGAAACCCGTCCCCTCTCCAAGGAAAAGCGCTGGCGGGTTACCCGTATCGTCGAAAAGGCCGTCATCGTATAA
- the rplW gene encoding 50S ribosomal protein L23, with amino-acid sequence MRSPYDVLKKPVISERSMDLAQENKYTFVVEPKANKIEIKHAVEQLFNVKVLDVHTMNVKGKPKRMGKYAGRTADKKKAIVTLKEGDKIEIFEGV; translated from the coding sequence ATGCGCAGCCCCTATGACGTTCTGAAAAAACCCGTTATCTCTGAACGGTCGATGGACTTGGCTCAGGAGAACAAATACACCTTCGTGGTGGAGCCGAAAGCCAACAAAATCGAGATCAAGCACGCTGTCGAACAGCTCTTCAACGTCAAGGTCCTCGACGTTCACACCATGAACGTCAAAGGCAAGCCCAAGCGGATGGGCAAGTACGCCGGTCGGACCGCTGACAAGAAGAAAGCCATCGTCACCCTGAAAGAGGGCGACAAGATCGAAATCTTCGAAGGCGTCTAA
- the rpsH gene encoding 30S ribosomal protein S8 produces the protein MVMTDPIADFLTRIRNANMVYHDKVEVPASKVKRAIAEIFKNEGYVKDVEYVEDNKQGLLRIYLKFGPNREKVITGVKRISKPGLRVYARKEEIPKVLGGLGVAVLSTSQGIMSDKAARKAGLGGEVLCYIW, from the coding sequence ATGGTCATGACCGATCCAATCGCGGATTTCCTGACACGGATCCGCAATGCCAATATGGTTTACCATGACAAAGTGGAAGTTCCGGCTTCCAAAGTCAAGCGGGCCATCGCAGAAATCTTCAAGAACGAAGGTTACGTCAAAGACGTGGAATACGTCGAAGACAACAAGCAAGGCTTGCTCCGCATCTACCTGAAGTTCGGCCCCAACCGTGAGAAAGTCATCACCGGCGTCAAGCGGATCTCCAAGCCGGGCCTGCGCGTCTACGCCCGCAAAGAAGAGATCCCCAAGGTCCTCGGCGGACTGGGTGTCGCCGTTCTCTCGACCTCGCAAGGCATCATGAGCGACAAAGCCGCTCGCAAAGCCGGCCTGGGCGGAGAAGTTCTCTGCTACATCTGGTAA
- a CDS encoding type Z 30S ribosomal protein S14, with the protein MAKTSMIVKQSRSPKFRVRAHNRCKICGRPHAYMRKFGMCRICFRNLAYKGEIPGVTKASW; encoded by the coding sequence GTGGCAAAAACATCCATGATCGTGAAACAAAGCCGTTCCCCCAAATTTCGCGTCCGCGCCCACAACCGCTGCAAGATCTGCGGACGCCCCCACGCTTATATGCGTAAATTTGGGATGTGCCGGATTTGCTTCCGCAACCTGGCCTACAAAGGGGAAATCCCCGGCGTGACCAAGGCCAGTTGGTAA
- the tuf gene encoding elongation factor Tu, with translation MAKAKFERTKPHVNIGTIGHVDHGKTTTTAAITLVLSKVGKASFKKYDEIDAAPEERERGITINTAHVEYETDTRHYAHVDCPGHADYIKNMITGAAQMDGAILVVSAADGPMPQTREHILLARQVGVPYIVVWLNKADMVDDAELMELVEMEVRELLSSYEFPGDDIPIVAGSGLKALECGCGKRECEWCGKVWSLMDEVDKYIPTPERATDKPFLMPVEDVFTITGRGTVATGRVERGQIKVGEEIEIVGLAEATRKTVVTGVEMFRKLLDFAQAGDNIGALLRGVERKDIERGQVLAKPGSIKPHTKFTSEVYVLSKEEGGRHTPFFNGYRPQFYFRTTDVTGFIELPEGVEMCMPGDNIKMVIELGKTIAIEEGLRFAIREGGRTVGAGVVTGIIE, from the coding sequence ATGGCAAAAGCCAAATTCGAGCGCACCAAGCCGCACGTGAACATCGGCACCATCGGTCACGTTGACCACGGCAAAACCACCACCACCGCTGCCATCACTCTGGTTCTCTCCAAAGTCGGCAAAGCCTCCTTCAAAAAGTACGACGAAATCGACGCTGCTCCCGAAGAGCGTGAACGCGGCATCACCATCAACACCGCCCACGTCGAGTATGAGACGGACACCCGTCACTACGCTCACGTGGACTGCCCCGGCCACGCCGACTACATCAAGAACATGATCACCGGTGCTGCCCAGATGGACGGCGCCATCCTGGTTGTGTCCGCTGCTGACGGCCCCATGCCCCAGACCCGTGAACACATCCTCCTGGCCCGCCAGGTTGGCGTTCCCTACATCGTTGTCTGGCTGAACAAAGCCGACATGGTGGACGACGCCGAACTGATGGAACTGGTTGAGATGGAAGTTCGCGAACTCCTCTCCTCCTACGAGTTCCCTGGCGACGACATTCCCATCGTTGCCGGTTCCGGCCTGAAAGCCCTCGAGTGCGGCTGCGGCAAGCGCGAGTGCGAATGGTGCGGCAAGGTCTGGTCGCTCATGGACGAAGTCGACAAGTACATCCCCACCCCCGAGCGCGCCACCGACAAGCCCTTCCTGATGCCGGTTGAAGACGTCTTCACCATCACCGGTCGCGGCACCGTCGCCACCGGCCGCGTCGAGCGTGGTCAGATCAAAGTCGGCGAAGAAATCGAGATTGTCGGTCTGGCTGAAGCCACCCGCAAGACCGTCGTCACCGGCGTTGAAATGTTCCGCAAGCTTCTCGACTTCGCCCAAGCCGGCGACAACATCGGCGCCCTGCTGCGCGGTGTTGAACGGAAAGACATCGAGCGCGGCCAGGTTCTGGCTAAGCCCGGCTCCATCAAGCCCCACACCAAGTTCACCTCCGAAGTCTACGTCCTGTCCAAAGAAGAAGGCGGCCGCCACACTCCGTTCTTCAACGGCTACCGGCCCCAGTTCTACTTCCGGACCACCGACGTCACCGGCTTCATCGAACTGCCTGAAGGCGTTGAAATGTGCATGCCTGGCGACAACATCAAGATGGTCATCGAGCTCGGCAAAACCATCGCCATCGAAGAAGGCCTCCGCTTCGCTATCCGCGAAGGCGGCCGGACCGTCGGCGCCGGTGTTGTCACCGGTATCATCGAGTAA
- the rplN gene encoding 50S ribosomal protein L14, translated as MIQQETRLRVGDNTGAKELLCIRVLGGSYRRYASVGDIIVASVKEATPGGVVKKGDVVKAVVVRTRKPIKRPDGSYIRFSENAAVIINDQKNPKGTRIFGPVARELRDRDFMKIISLAPEVL; from the coding sequence GTGATCCAGCAAGAAACTCGACTCCGGGTCGGTGACAACACCGGAGCCAAAGAGTTGTTGTGCATCCGTGTGTTGGGCGGCTCCTACCGGAGGTATGCCTCTGTTGGCGACATCATCGTCGCTTCCGTTAAAGAGGCAACGCCCGGCGGCGTGGTTAAAAAGGGAGACGTCGTCAAAGCCGTGGTTGTCCGGACCCGGAAACCGATCAAACGGCCTGACGGCTCCTACATCCGCTTCAGCGAAAACGCCGCTGTCATCATCAATGATCAAAAAAACCCGAAGGGGACCCGTATCTTCGGGCCCGTGGCCCGCGAACTTCGCGACCGCGATTTCATGAAGATCATTTCGTTGGCCCCCGAAGTACTGTAG
- the rplD gene encoding 50S ribosomal protein L4 → MPKVAVYNIEGAQVGEIDLNDEIFGIEPNEAVMHQAVVTQLAAWRRGTHKVKSRGEVSGGGKKPWRQKGTGRARAGTSRSPLWRGGAIIFGPQPRSYKIAMPKKARRLALKSALSDKVRAGNLIVVDALEMDAPKTKAIAGIMNKLNVERKALLVTADIDENVFKSARNIPGVSPVEAVGINVYDILNHDKLVITKNAVAKVEEVFA, encoded by the coding sequence ATGCCGAAAGTAGCCGTTTACAACATCGAAGGCGCTCAGGTCGGTGAAATCGATCTGAACGATGAGATCTTTGGCATCGAGCCCAACGAGGCCGTCATGCACCAGGCCGTGGTTACCCAACTGGCCGCCTGGCGGCGCGGTACCCACAAGGTCAAGTCCCGTGGCGAAGTCTCCGGGGGCGGCAAAAAGCCCTGGAGACAAAAAGGCACCGGCCGCGCCCGCGCCGGCACCAGCCGTTCGCCCCTCTGGCGAGGCGGCGCAATCATCTTCGGGCCCCAGCCCCGCAGCTACAAGATCGCCATGCCGAAGAAGGCCCGCCGTCTGGCCCTCAAATCGGCCCTGTCGGACAAAGTCCGCGCCGGCAACCTGATCGTCGTCGACGCCCTGGAAATGGACGCCCCGAAGACGAAAGCCATCGCCGGTATCATGAACAAGCTCAACGTGGAACGCAAGGCCCTGTTGGTGACCGCCGACATCGACGAGAACGTCTTTAAGTCGGCCCGCAACATCCCCGGCGTTTCCCCCGTAGAAGCCGTTGGCATCAACGTCTATGACATCCTGAACCACGACAAACTGGTCATCACCAAAAATGCCGTGGCCAAGGTTGAGGAGGTGTTCGCCTGA
- the rpmC gene encoding 50S ribosomal protein L29 — MKAKELHDLSTEELQKQLTNFKDELFRLRFQLATQQLENPMRIRDVRKNIARTQTVLRQRELEAQKA, encoded by the coding sequence ATGAAAGCTAAAGAACTGCATGACCTGAGCACGGAAGAACTGCAGAAACAGCTCACCAACTTCAAAGACGAGCTCTTCCGCCTCCGCTTTCAACTTGCTACCCAACAGTTGGAGAACCCCATGCGGATCCGGGACGTGCGCAAAAACATCGCCCGGACGCAAACAGTCCTCCGTCAACGAGAACTGGAAGCCCAAAAGGCTTAG
- the rpsJ gene encoding 30S ribosomal protein S10 has protein sequence MGKQKIRIRLKAFDHRILDQSSEKIVETAKRTGAAVSGPIPLPTEKSIYTILRSPHVNKDSREQFEMRTHKRLIDILEPNPKTVDALMRLDLPAGVDIEIKL, from the coding sequence ATGGGTAAACAAAAAATTCGGATCCGCCTCAAGGCTTTCGATCATCGGATTCTCGACCAGTCTTCCGAAAAGATCGTTGAAACCGCCAAGCGGACCGGCGCAGCGGTATCCGGTCCGATTCCGTTGCCGACGGAGAAGAGCATCTACACCATCCTGCGCTCTCCCCACGTCAACAAAGACTCCCGTGAGCAGTTTGAGATGCGCACCCACAAGCGCCTCATCGACATCCTCGAACCCAATCCGAAGACTGTCGATGCGCTCATGCGTCTGGACCTGCCGGCGGGCGTGGATATCGAAATCAAGCTGTAA
- the rplC gene encoding 50S ribosomal protein L3, translated as MAKKGLLGRKIGMTQVFADNGVAVPVTVVQAGPCVVVQKKTMEKDGYEAVQIGFGDVREKLLNKPKKGHLKNAGVRLVRVLREIKVESMDEYKVGQELKADVFSAGEYVDVVGTSKGKGFAGGIKRHNFKRGPMKHGSKYHRRPGSAGAKGPARIFKGRKMPGRLGNERVTVQKLQVVRVDAERNLLLIKGAVPGPKRGLLLIKNSVKAK; from the coding sequence GTGGCTAAGAAAGGTCTTCTCGGACGGAAAATCGGTATGACGCAGGTATTTGCCGACAACGGTGTTGCTGTGCCCGTGACGGTTGTCCAGGCCGGCCCCTGTGTTGTCGTTCAGAAGAAAACCATGGAGAAGGACGGATACGAAGCTGTACAGATCGGTTTCGGCGATGTCCGTGAAAAACTGCTGAACAAGCCGAAAAAAGGTCACCTGAAAAACGCCGGCGTTCGCCTGGTTCGCGTTCTGCGCGAAATTAAGGTAGAGAGCATGGACGAGTATAAGGTGGGCCAAGAACTGAAAGCCGACGTCTTCTCCGCCGGTGAGTATGTTGATGTGGTTGGCACGTCCAAAGGCAAAGGTTTTGCCGGCGGCATCAAGCGCCACAACTTCAAGCGTGGACCGATGAAACACGGTTCCAAATACCACCGTCGCCCCGGTTCTGCCGGCGCCAAAGGTCCGGCCCGTATCTTCAAAGGCCGCAAGATGCCCGGTCGCCTGGGCAACGAGCGCGTCACCGTCCAAAAACTGCAAGTCGTCCGTGTCGACGCCGAGCGCAACCTGCTCCTGATCAAAGGCGCAGTGCCCGGTCCCAAGCGCGGCCTGCTGCTGATCAAAAACTCTGTCAAAGCCAAGTAA